A single genomic interval of Chroicocephalus ridibundus chromosome 23, bChrRid1.1, whole genome shotgun sequence harbors:
- the NEFL gene encoding neurofilament light polypeptide isoform X2, with protein sequence MSSYGYDPFFPSYKRRYAESPRIHVSTMRSSGGYSSGRSAYSSLSAPVSSVSVRRSYATSSASGSLLHSVDSLDLSQVAAISNDLKSIRSQERAQLQDLNDRFACFIERVHELEQQNKVLEAELLVLRQKHAEPSRFRALYEQEIRELRLAAEEATSEKQALQGERESLEETLRGLQARYEEEVLSREDAEARLLEVRKGADEAALARAELEKRVDSLLDELAFLKKVHEEELAELQAQIQYAHLSVEMDVSAKPDLSAALRDIRAQYEKLAARNMQNAEEWFRSRFTVLSESAAKNTDAVRAAKDEVSESRRLLKAKTLEIEATRGMNEALEKQLQELEEKQSADISALQDTINKLENELRTTKSEMARYLKEYQDLLNVKMALDIEIAAYRKLLEGEETRLSFTSVGSITSGYTQTAPTFGRSAYSGLQSSSYLMTTRSFPTYYSSHVQEEQIEIEETVEAAKVGEAKAAPAEEGAKEESEEAKEGEEEEGEGEETAAEEGEESQETAEETGEEEKEEKEAAGKEESEVKKKA encoded by the exons ATGAGCTCGTACGGCTACGACCCGTTCTTCCCCTCCTACAAGCGGCGGTACGCCGAGAGCCCGCGCATCCACGTCTCGACGATGCGGAGCAGCGGCGGCTACAGCTCGGGGCGCTCGGCATACTCCAGCCTGTCAGCCCCCGTCTCCTCCGTGTCGGTGCGGCGCAGCTATGCCACCTCCAGCGCCTCGGGCTCCCTCCTGCACTCGGTGGACAGCCTGGACCTCAGCCAGGTGGCCGCCATCAGCAACGACCTCAAGTCCATCCGCAGCCAGGAGCGGGCGCAGCTTCAGGACCTCAACGACCGCTTCGCCTGCTTCATCGAGCGGGTGCAtgagctggagcagcagaacaaggtgctggaagctgagctgctggtgctgcGGCAGAAGCACGCTGAGCCCTCCCGCTTCCGCGCCCTCTACGAGCAGGAGATCCGCGAGCTGCGGCTGGCGGCCGAGGAGGCGACGAGCGAGAAGCAGGCGCTGCAGGGCGAGCGGGAGAGCCTGGAGGAGACGCTGCGGGGGCTGCAGGCCCGCTAcgaggaggaggtgctgagccgggAGGACGCGGAGGCCCGGCTGCTGGAGGTGCGGAAGGGCGCGGACGAGGCGGCGCTGGCGCGGGCGGAGCTGGAGAAGCGGGTGGACAGCCTGCTGGACGAGCTGGCCTTCCTCAAGAAGGTGCATGAGGAGGAGCTGGCCGAGCTGCAGGCGCAGATCCAGTACGCGCACCTCTCGGTGGAGATGGACGTGTCGGCCAAGCCCGACCTCTCCGCCGCCCTGCGCGACATCCGCGCCCAGTACGAGAAGCTGGCGGCCCGCAACATGCAGAACGCCGAGGAGTGGTTCCGCAGCCGCTTCACCGTCCTCAGCGAGAGCGCTGCCAAGAACACCGACGCCGTCCGCGCCGCCAAGGACGAGGTCTCCGAGAGCCGCCGGCTGCTGAAGGCCAAGACGCTGGAGATCGAGGCCACCCGCGGGATGAACGAGgcgctggagaagcagctgcaggagctggaggaaaagcagagcgCTGACATCTCCGCCCTGCAG GATACAATCAACAAATTGGAGAATGAGCTGAGAACCACAAAGAGCGAAATGGCTCGGTACTTGAAGGAATATCAAGATCTGCTCAATGTGAAGATGGCCCTGGACATCGAAATTGCAGCATATAG GAAGCTGCTGGAAGGTGAAGAGACCCGACTGAGTTTCACTAGTGTTGGAAGCATCACCAGTGGCTACACCCAGACTGCCCCGACTTTTGGCAGGTCTGCCTACAGTGGTCTCCAGTCCAGCTCCTACTTGATGACAACCCGTTCCTTCCCCACGTACTACTCCAGTCACGTCCAGGAAGAACAGATTGAAATAGAGGAAACAGTTGAGGCTGCTAAAGTGGGAGAAGCCAAGGCAGCCCCTGCAgaagaag GTGCTAAGGAAGAGTCTGAAGAAGccaaagagggagaggaagaggaaggagaaggggaagaaacagcagctgaagaaggagaggagtCTCAGGAAACTGCTGAGGAAACtggtgaggaggagaaggaagagaaagaagcagcaggaaaggaagagagtGAAGTGAAGAAGAAGGCTTGA
- the NEFL gene encoding neurofilament light polypeptide isoform X1, whose product MSSYGYDPFFPSYKRRYAESPRIHVSTMRSSGGYSSGRSAYSSLSAPVSSVSVRRSYATSSASGSLLHSVDSLDLSQVAAISNDLKSIRSQERAQLQDLNDRFACFIERVHELEQQNKVLEAELLVLRQKHAEPSRFRALYEQEIRELRLAAEEATSEKQALQGERESLEETLRGLQARYEEEVLSREDAEARLLEVRKGADEAALARAELEKRVDSLLDELAFLKKVHEEELAELQAQIQYAHLSVEMDVSAKPDLSAALRDIRAQYEKLAARNMQNAEEWFRSRFTVLSESAAKNTDAVRAAKDEVSESRRLLKAKTLEIEATRGMNEALEKQLQELEEKQSADISALQDTINKLENELRTTKSEMARYLKEYQDLLNVKMALDIEIAAYRKLLEGEETRLSFTSVGSITSGYTQTAPTFGRSAYSGLQSSSYLMTTRSFPTYYSSHVQEEQIEIEETVEAAKVGEAKAAPAEEGEEEEEKEEGEEEAGGEEAEEEEEGAKEESEEAKEGEEEEGEGEETAAEEGEESQETAEETGEEEKEEKEAAGKEESEVKKKA is encoded by the exons ATGAGCTCGTACGGCTACGACCCGTTCTTCCCCTCCTACAAGCGGCGGTACGCCGAGAGCCCGCGCATCCACGTCTCGACGATGCGGAGCAGCGGCGGCTACAGCTCGGGGCGCTCGGCATACTCCAGCCTGTCAGCCCCCGTCTCCTCCGTGTCGGTGCGGCGCAGCTATGCCACCTCCAGCGCCTCGGGCTCCCTCCTGCACTCGGTGGACAGCCTGGACCTCAGCCAGGTGGCCGCCATCAGCAACGACCTCAAGTCCATCCGCAGCCAGGAGCGGGCGCAGCTTCAGGACCTCAACGACCGCTTCGCCTGCTTCATCGAGCGGGTGCAtgagctggagcagcagaacaaggtgctggaagctgagctgctggtgctgcGGCAGAAGCACGCTGAGCCCTCCCGCTTCCGCGCCCTCTACGAGCAGGAGATCCGCGAGCTGCGGCTGGCGGCCGAGGAGGCGACGAGCGAGAAGCAGGCGCTGCAGGGCGAGCGGGAGAGCCTGGAGGAGACGCTGCGGGGGCTGCAGGCCCGCTAcgaggaggaggtgctgagccgggAGGACGCGGAGGCCCGGCTGCTGGAGGTGCGGAAGGGCGCGGACGAGGCGGCGCTGGCGCGGGCGGAGCTGGAGAAGCGGGTGGACAGCCTGCTGGACGAGCTGGCCTTCCTCAAGAAGGTGCATGAGGAGGAGCTGGCCGAGCTGCAGGCGCAGATCCAGTACGCGCACCTCTCGGTGGAGATGGACGTGTCGGCCAAGCCCGACCTCTCCGCCGCCCTGCGCGACATCCGCGCCCAGTACGAGAAGCTGGCGGCCCGCAACATGCAGAACGCCGAGGAGTGGTTCCGCAGCCGCTTCACCGTCCTCAGCGAGAGCGCTGCCAAGAACACCGACGCCGTCCGCGCCGCCAAGGACGAGGTCTCCGAGAGCCGCCGGCTGCTGAAGGCCAAGACGCTGGAGATCGAGGCCACCCGCGGGATGAACGAGgcgctggagaagcagctgcaggagctggaggaaaagcagagcgCTGACATCTCCGCCCTGCAG GATACAATCAACAAATTGGAGAATGAGCTGAGAACCACAAAGAGCGAAATGGCTCGGTACTTGAAGGAATATCAAGATCTGCTCAATGTGAAGATGGCCCTGGACATCGAAATTGCAGCATATAG GAAGCTGCTGGAAGGTGAAGAGACCCGACTGAGTTTCACTAGTGTTGGAAGCATCACCAGTGGCTACACCCAGACTGCCCCGACTTTTGGCAGGTCTGCCTACAGTGGTCTCCAGTCCAGCTCCTACTTGATGACAACCCGTTCCTTCCCCACGTACTACTCCAGTCACGTCCAGGAAGAACAGATTGAAATAGAGGAAACAGTTGAGGCTGCTAAAGTGGGAGAAGCCAAGGCAGCCCCTGCAgaagaaggtgaggaggaggaggagaaggaggaaggtgaggaagaagcGGGAGGTGAAGAggctgaagaagaggaggaag GTGCTAAGGAAGAGTCTGAAGAAGccaaagagggagaggaagaggaaggagaaggggaagaaacagcagctgaagaaggagaggagtCTCAGGAAACTGCTGAGGAAACtggtgaggaggagaaggaagagaaagaagcagcaggaaaggaagagagtGAAGTGAAGAAGAAGGCTTGA